The genomic stretch ACGGTCAGGCGGGGGTCACCACCACGAACGCCGCGCTGTCGTAATACGTGCGGAACGCCCCCACCTTCCCGTCCTGCACGTCCAGCAGGCTCACGCCCCGGTACGAGATCTCCCGCCCACCCGGCAGGCGACCCGACGCCACCCACTCCAGCACGCCCAGACCCCCCTCCTCCTGCACGCGGGAGAACTCACTGCGCACCTCCTCGAAACTCCCCAGGTACGCCTCCCAGAACGCCCGCGCACCCTCCGCGCCCTCCCACGTCTGCTGCGTCAGGTTCCGCAGCGTCACGTCCCCCGCGTGCAGGGCCACCAACCCCGAAACGTCCCCGGACTGCTCGGCGGTCTGCAAGGCCTTCGCGAACTCCTCAGTCAGTGTCATGCCTCCCACCCCATCACACGCCCCGGGCGCGCAAGGCAAGAACCCACACCAACTCAAGCCGCCCTCAACCCCGCCTCAACGCCCCTTCAGACCCCCATCACGCCCCAACCCCTACCCACACGGCAACCTGAACGCATGACCGACCAACCCCTGAAAGGCAAAACCATCGCCATCCTCGCCGCCGACGGCGTCGAACAGGTCGAACTCGTGAAACCCCGCGAGGCGCTGGAGGCCGCCGGGGCCACCACGCACCTCATCAGCCTCAAGGCCGGGCAGATCCAGAGCATGAAAGGCGACATGGAACCCCAGGACAAGTACGACGTCGACCACACCGTCACGCAGGCCAACCCCAGCGACTACGACGGCCTCCTCCTGCCCGGCGGCACCGTCAACCCCGACAAGCTGCGCCTGGACGCCTACGCCATGAAGTTCGTCCGCGCGTTCTACGACCACGGCGCACCCATCGCCGCCATCTGCCACGGCCCTTGGAGCCTCAGCGAAACCGGCATCAGCAAAGG from Deinococcus soli (ex Cha et al. 2016) encodes the following:
- a CDS encoding type 1 glutamine amidotransferase domain-containing protein, producing MTDQPLKGKTIAILAADGVEQVELVKPREALEAAGATTHLISLKAGQIQSMKGDMEPQDKYDVDHTVTQANPSDYDGLLLPGGTVNPDKLRLDAYAMKFVRAFYDHGAPIAAICHGPWSLSETGISKGLKMTSWPSLKHELTLGGAEWIDQQVVVDKGIVTSRNPDDIPAFNAKMIEEFQEGDHSSKR
- a CDS encoding nuclear transport factor 2 family protein, yielding MTLTEEFAKALQTAEQSGDVSGLVALHAGDVTLRNLTQQTWEGAEGARAFWEAYLGSFEEVRSEFSRVQEEGGLGVLEWVASGRLPGGREISYRGVSLLDVQDGKVGAFRTYYDSAAFVVVTPA